From Alligator mississippiensis isolate rAllMis1 chromosome 1, rAllMis1, whole genome shotgun sequence:
GAAATACCCAGAGGTGTCCAAACTTGTATATCATTGATTTTATTGCATTTTGACTAACCTTCTTCTTACATTTTAAGAACCAGATATATTAACTGTTATGTGGTTCCTTCTTACTGTTCTTAACTAATAACATTATACAGTACCTATGTTTTAATTTCCAACATCTGTGTTTCCTTTTGTGATATGTCTGTCTGTTTTTAGCTTGTTGTATGGGTTGACCCTTTGGATGGGACCAAAGAATACACTGAAGGTTGGCTTCTTTTTTGCTTATTTGTGCTGGTTTGAAAACTCCTTTCAACATCATAAAAGTAAACATGAAAAGATCTAGACTGGCAATTGGCAGCCTTTTCAGGTTATGCCACAGAATGACCCACCTCAGGTAAGAGGCGGGTGGGTGGGTACTAGGACCCAGTCACTGCTTATTCTCCCTAAGGTGACAAAGGAGAAGTGACAGCTGCTGAAGCCATatagctgcaggccagatcagattgcttcacaggccagatctggccctcggGCCACAGGTTGCTAACCCCGATCTAGACTCTTCCACAATGGATCCTTCCCCTTAAAAGCTTCATCCttaagatgtttgcaaaaaatatattaattcaatTGTTGTCATCTTTTTGTTGCACCTCTTTATGCTTCTGGATTCTTTGCAAACTGTCCTTTTTGCCAGGCATGGGGTGAGGAATACAACCCTCTGAggtattttaattatatttctgGTGTATTGTACAGTGATTATCTCTGAACTTGTATTTTACTGTACACTAATTGAGGTTTATTGAGAGGCCTTCTACAAGTTAAATGTACAGGTAATGTACTAAGTAATCTGAACTAAGTTTTCTCACCTAAAAAATGAAGCATCCAAAATAGTTGCTTTTCAAAACAGGAGTGGTGGTTTGTGTTTTCAAGTAATTAAACAAAGACAGAAGATTTGGGAGCTGAAATGGGAGGCTTGGGGTTTTGATGGGCCTTCTTTGATTGCTTTGTTTTTACAAGCATAATAGTATGTTtgggggatttttctttttatttaggtCTCCTTGACCATGTAACAGTTCTTATTGGAATCGCTTATGGAGGCAAAGCAATAGCAGGAATTATTAACCAGCCCTACTATAACTATGAGGTATTAAATATGTCGATTTGCATTAGTGCAGTAAATGATTTTTACTGGTCCCTTCACTGTCAAGTTTGCTTGCTTTCAGGTCACTGGTGCTTGTTCCATGGTACATATCCTATTTAGCTGGAGCCAGTTACGTAACAAGCACTGAGTTATATGGAGTTGTACCAAATGCAGTTCCAGATAACCTGTTCCCTCCAAATTAAAGGAAGAACAACCCTTGGGCAAGTGCGTGTCAGTGGGGATTGAGAAGAAAACTATTAAAAGGCAGTAGCAGAGGTGTGAGAGAGAGTCATAGACACAGTCTGGGAGATAGTAAAGATTGAGTATAGTGAAGAAAGCTCAGAGTTGGTGCAATACACAAATGACTTTCTGGACACTTTTCAGGTCAAGAGTACATCTGATGCAAAGTTTATAGAGAGATTTGCAAACATTTATTCATTATCCCACTGGCCATGTGAGGTGGGTGTCAGATATGTGAACGTGTTGAATCTGCATGTGTGAATCTTAAGTTATTctctgttgaatctgctaatgccaatgcatgtatagttttattttgtttacaatatattctgtgcCTGCCAGTCTGGGAGCACTCTTTCCCACACTTTTTGCTTGAGTAATATCTGTGAATGCCTTAGACAAGCATGACAGTGAGCAAGGAAGtattacccccattttacagataaggacactaaaatccaaatatatgGCTTAAATGACATGCCTGAGGTTAGACTGCAAGTCATTAGCATAgttggggagagaacccaggagtcctgactcccttAGCTGTGCTTTAATTACTGGAATGTGCTGCTTTTCCAGTACTACAACTTATGCTTATAACTAACTCCTGGGAAGAGGTCAGATTGGATTctctaaaatttaaaaatgagCATTGCATGCTGCACTAACAATTATCTAAGATTATGAACTTTCTGTGTAGGCAGGAGCTgatgctgtgctgggcaggacaATCTGGGGAGTCCTGGGTTTAGGTGCCTTTGGATTCCAGCTGAAAGAAGTGCCTGATGGGAAGCACATCATCATCACTACCCGCTCACACAGTAGTAAGATGGTGAATGACTGCATTGGTGCGATGAACCCAGACACTGTAGTCAGAGTTGGAGGTGCAGGAAATAAGGTATGGAACATGACTTTGCCTGTCATATCTATCATCAGACCTTTGGGAAGAGAACAACCTAtttagggataatcctgcctatATGTCCACAGAGTGAAAGGACCCTCTGGAATGAATTTGTTGCACAAGGGGGGAGAAGCAggatttagtgtgtgtgtgtgtgtgtgtgtgtagggcagtgattctcaactacggtgatgtgagatccttttaagggtgacagGATGCTACTATATATAAGCACTATTaagtgtgcaagcacctacacgattcacaagataaatctagtgatttcaaataagaattcatagtgtcaaaaacaggGTGAATTTGATTTAAACCAAATCAGTTTAAATCATggtttaaatcactggtcaggaagcctcagtTTAATCAATATTTTCTAAACAAAGtgaattatttttgtttgatAGAACCTTCTTTAAAATGAGACCCCAAACAGGGTCTCTTTTATGGCCTGGcaaggttttcccttctaccataccattcctTCACTAGATCTCAAAATCAGTGgagaggctatactcagaaacttatcACCCagacttctggaatattctgctcaaaatgtttctcttttgtttctactgccagTCCCTTCTTGCATGCATCTTCTGGACTCTTCTTCCTTGCCCAGATCTATTCCACCTccaacaatcctctattcatttaatttcttgaaactttgcacttttagagagcaGTAAGAGCTTGATTTTATGTACACAAGCTTGCAGAGAGGCAGTAGCACTGATgagtaggtaatcaggtctgttatctctcatctctaTATATTGCTGTTAACAGGGTTGTCCTCTTTGGAGTCACAAATCCACAATTTGAGAAGTGAAACTAAGCaacacagagatgcttaatgggatcttctagacggggcactgagtcccattgggtagagtggttttctttattcttttctaatctatagaggagcctctgggaaccccataagactgaacccctaatatagtccatagcctgttgtgacctatttataaagcTTTTCTAAAAAAGTTACATGagtatattgtctcaaatagtatataatgaTACATTATAATCCTTATTCCAGGATGGTATCTTTGAGCTCTAACATATCTTAAATGAAACTACCTTTAAAtcagttaattttttaaaagaatcttaaaaacatcaaaaatacgattaaataaaaagaaatctgatttaaataaaaatatactttttcttttttttaattgttgatttttatccaccctggtcaaaaacatgctgacctgttgtggtctgagttctttgtgaTTAAAagaattgctatattatttttttccatactCAAAAAATGAGTGACCACTAAGAactggcactttctgaggggtgccctgagtctgaaaatgttgagaaccactggtgtagggCATGCTTAATCCTCCTGCCTAGTGTGGAATCTGGTTCTGTAGGAATTCCCTGCAGCAGAGCATACAGGGGATTTcttggggagaaggaaaagagaatgTCTGTGACAGCCTAGATTCTCTAGTCCTTTTTCCTCAGCCTATGGCAATGTGTGTAATAGGTCTGTAAAAGCTACTTGAGGACAGTTCACTCTCCCAAGCAGATTGTCCTTAGCACTTAACCAAGGGTTGCCAAAGGCTGGATTTGCCTTTTGTAGATTATGCTTGAGACAATGCAACTGGATCATTTTGGATGCTGTCAGTTACATATTTCTAGGCTTCTTAAATGTGTAATAATCTTAACTTAAACCTGCACTCTGCTTTGAGGACATCTCTTGTCTGTAACCAAACTAGCTTAGTCTTTCTCCTAGTTTACACAACACCCATTCTGTTTTTTGCATGCCTGGATTATATTAAATGACCTGTGCTCTTTCTTTGTAATAGGTCATACACCTTATAGAAGGCAAAGCATCTGCTTATGTGTTTGCTAGTCCTGGGTGCAAGAAGTGGGATACCTGTGCTCCTGAGGCAATTTTGCATGCAGTGGGAGGTGAGTTGATAATAGCACTCAGAAACCTTTTTGAAGGGAGTTGATGTTACTGCAGGTTTTCAAATGTGGGTCATTTTCAGAGGATCAGTGCAAATTTTAGAATATGTATTCTTGGCTTGAGTGCATTTTAGATCACCTTTTGTACACCAAAGTTCTGACCTGAACCCTTTAAAATCAATGGAGAAatttactgacttcagtgagcacAATAATTCAGCTCCTAAATTAGCCCATTAGATAACATCATGTAATCTACCTTTTCAGCTGGTCTTCAAAAGGCAATGGAGTTACTATTTTTTAAGTAatgcagaaagcactttaaaaaaaacaacaactactTTCTGACCATCACCTTAATCTTTTTTGCTGATTTATTGCATTATTCTACAATGAAGCCTTTCCCAAATAAAATCATTTATTATGTGTATATGCTCAGAATATTGCTTATGGGCACTTTATTCTTCAGAAGCAAGACAAACAGTGAGCCAGATTTTTGTAGTCCTTTCCCAGGTCTGCAGGATTTGACTCCAAATTTGAGTACATGCAGGGGGTAACCCAGTAGAATTGCTTTCTTCTGACTAGCACAAACACACACTACCTTGGTAGAAATATAAATTATGAAAAGGCCTATTTGAAAAATATGAATTATATTTAGAACAGTGTTACCTTCCATACTGTCCACCATAATGTGTAAAAGTTGTACACATCTCATATTTAACATAATGTGTCAAGTGTTGAGGTGATGTTGCTGTGGTGGTCCGGGAGATATGAGGGGCAGGAATTCTTGTGGGccatgtcttttattggaccaaacaTGCAGTTGGTGTAGACCGGTGATTCTCCACCAGGACGATATGGCAACCTgtagtgccttgagatcctttcaggaaTACCACACAATATTAGTACTTGAACTTGAGTGGGCTGCAgaccagcctgcaggtgggagcagacccaatcaggTGGTTGCATGGTACCCAGGAGGCTTCCTGATTAGTGTAGGGCTGTGCAGCCAGAGTTTAAGACCAGACCCAAGGAGCAAAGCTGCCAGTTGCAACTGGGGACCCAAAGGGTGAACATTTTCTGGCTGAagtactgctgctcccagaacacctggaggtcaggTAGGAACTAGGGGGatagaggaggttcctggtcctagATAAGACCTGAAATTgctcctgctggggttggatggtttGGTGGGACTACCTGTGGCGGGGCAatttccaggaaatgccacatctgtgcctccccagcgaaaggtgaggatggggcacCGGagagcctcagcccccactgctttgtgggtgACCccgtggaggggaaaggctaggggagcacaccccaataGAAAAGCACAGAGCCAAGGCCTACTGAGGCAGGGTCCAGTCCCATTGAGTGGGATCTGCAACAGGGACAAGGTCTACCTAGAGGGACCGGAGGCCCTAGGGGTGTACAGCTCAGAAGCCGCAGTGAGGGGACAGAGTAGTGAGGGGGCAAAGTGGCTGCCGGAGGCCGCATAGAGTAGAGTCTGAGGAGGCCTGAAGGACTATACATAGGCCAGCCAaagcagaggccccagtgagggggcatgtggcccaggCATATCTAAGGACACCTGAgaccaagtttgggccagagacCAAGTGCGGGCCAGCAATGGGGCTGAGGGAGTTGGAGATAACTTTTGGATGCCAACTGTGAGatatgggacatggtaaagggaaggtcagagcagTGTATTTCTCCCTTGGTATCAGGGCATTAAACAGGCAACCTCCTGCCTACAAACAACTGTTTAAatacaacaaaggcatggcaggcaagtcggggggcagactgccctagacaggtgggcagaccAATGTAGTGACTGGCCCCAAGGCGACCACAGTActtgtgcaaacatgattcacaagataaacccaggtttcaaataggaatccataacatTAAATACTTTCTGACTTGTTTtgatctgagttctttgcaacagaagaattggtctagtatttttctgtagtcaaaaaaaaaaagagtgaaaactaagagctggcattttccaaggagtggtTTGGGTCTATCAAGGattgctttgagtctaaaaaagctGAGAACTACTGGTATAGACATAGGCAAGATTTTAGGTATGAAGGTATTCTTCCACATACCTCAGGGCTGAGGAAGGGTATTATGAGACCCAgaagcttgcctatgtctataccAATCACATAGTTGTGGGCAAttttcttttactgaaccaagaattcttgcctctctaATGTGCATAGGTTTCCTTGAGCAACTAAGATGAAGTATGGTGTTAGCTTGATGTGTATTGCCAGTATGCTACTGTGATAGCATATTGGGCTTGATGTGGTGGGTCTTCTGCATATCTAGGAACAAAAAATGAAGCCTATTGCTTTCCTCCCTGATTATTACCAGCGTACTAAGCCCACGCTAACCAGGGACTTATTTTACTAAGAGAGTCATTAGCTGCTTTACTCAACAAAATACTAGCTGCAGTGTTTAAAAGAACTGGGATTAATAATGCATTCCTATctttcttgcaggcaagctgacTGATATCCATGGGAATTCCTTGCATTATAACAAGGAGGTGAAACACATGAATTCAGCAGGAGTACTTGCTACCTTGAGAAACTTTGACTATTATGCTAGTCGTGTTCCTGACAGCGTTAAACAAGGTCTTGTGCCTTAAGGCAGAAAAGTATCTTTCATTTGGCTGTTTGGGGAAAAATGGATAAATAAGACTGAAAAATTGTTTTATGAAATCTGAGGCTAGATTCATTTAGATACTTTGATCAGTAATTTGTTGTAGAAATTAGTGCACAAAATATATGGATATCTTGCTAAGTTAGATTGTTCAGTGGCGTATTCACTAGACAAAGTAATAGCAATGCTGGTTTTTCAATATGGACTGTagatgttttccctcttctttgtaAGCAAGGTATCTAAGAAAATCTGTACTTGTGGGACTACATTTATTGCAGTTATACTGTATTGCATAATGTCACAATTCAAATCTATTTTCTTAATTTAAGATACAAACCTGTAACCAAATCTCAGTTAACCTGAGTTTGCTCAACAACTTTTTGTTGTATGTAGGCAGCAGTACTTAATTCAGTTTATGTATGGGtaataaataatttgttttggTTGATCAAATTGTTTATAATAAAGTTACTGTTACTGATTCTTAAATGTGACCCTTTCCCCTTTTGTAATCAGAGATTTGTGATGGTGTTGTTTTTGTAAAGTTACCGAATCATATGAATGTGTATTTTTGCTGCTTGTTTTATCATTGTCTAGCTTTTGTGAAGGTTTTGTAAGTAATATGGTTTGTACGACAGGTAGATTGTATTGAAGCAGTTTCTTTGTGCAGGAGTTTCCTCTTTATGAatataggaaagcagggctagaaAGGACATCACAAGGTCATCttgcccagccccttgctcaaggcagaagcAGTCTTAACTAagccattccagccaagtgtgcctaacttgctcttgaaaacttccaaggatagattccacaatttctctaggtagcctgttccactgcttggCCACCCTCATTATTTtcctcctaatttctaacctaaatttcctttgctgaagCTTGAGTCTGTTGCTcgtagtcctgtcccctgtgggcaCAGAAAAAGCCCATTTCCTTCCTCCCTATGactgtccttcaggtatttgagtATTGTTaccaaatccccctcagtcttctcttctccagactaaataaaccctgTCTCTTTCAGACTTTACTCGTAAGTCTGGGCTCTCAGACCTCTAAACATTTTTGCTACTCTGTGCTAGATTCTTTCCAGACtgttgaagtgtggggctcaagACTGCATACAATATTCCAAGTGAGACTTCACCAGGGCCAAAtaaagtagaagaatcacttcacttgatttgcaagtgatgctcctgtaaatacaacccagtatgctgctggggttgttttgcaacaagagcatactatTGGCTTATATTCCCCTTATGGTCTCTTGTAACCGCCAGATCTAGTCATTTCCTAGTCTGCATTTATACATGCGATTATTCTGTCCCAGGTACAGGACTCTACAGGttctagtcctaccctccagagtgtctgcaacgcCACCCAATTAGGTGTCATTTGCatatttgctaagtgtgcactcagtcccatcatccaaatcattaatgaaggtattAAAGAAtcctggacccaggacagaccttgGGGAACCCTTGGTACTTGATACCTCCTGGGACCCAGGTaattgatacctcctcccaactagacattgcaCCATTGATGTCTACTTGATGAGCACAAAGATTCAATTAATTGTGTCCACCTTCGTGGTTGGATCATATACAGTGCTAtattgtttatatatatttacaatgaAATAATATGATTTTGCAGTTTGTTTTGTATATCGAGCAAAACCAAGATGTGTGCATTCCACTGTAGctctaaggcagacaaggttccttgggtgaatctgatatcttttattagaccaacccaaatagttggaaaataattattaagcaagctttcgggttcaaaaaccctttgtcaggctaaggaagtttcagcagttggtgtgtgctcttccaggatggaatgaaaagtaaagaagccagcggctgggctggtatgcatacaagacaggtagtcagtgaaaatgtaaactgaggagtcaataggtgagagacaggtggggggggaggggagggggagaagagagagaaggggggtgaaagtggagagatacctggggagtcagatgtcaggcaggttataatgtgtcataaatccaatgtctatatttagtccataatttttagtatccaggaggttgatgaagtggggTTCATAATTGTAGCTCTTAAGAGTTTCTGTGCATATATTCATTTCTAGTCAGAATTCAACATGTAACTTTTCAAAAACATGACAGTGCTTAGGGCATGGAACTTATTCTACTTATGCATTCCCAGCCACCTCTTCAGGATTTTTTCAtattacaatattttattttatttgcctaattttttaaaaatctcttgtATGTAAGGGCTTCTATTTATTATACGAAAAGGTACTATCTTTTAGCTAGTTCTTAAAATACCTACTTTAGACAGATTTCAGTTTGGTACATAAATTATATTGGATATGTCTACATTGTACAAAGCTCAAGTTCTGGAAATAATATTGACATATTAGCATAGATCTCCAAGAACTATGTTACCTTGCTGAGAGTTAGAGGCATCTTGGGCATCTCAACACTACTTTGCACGGTATAGTGTAGATCAGAGGTAACCAGCTTGTGACACAAAGTTCATGGGCACCCTGTGTGCTTGGAACATGGGAGATTAGGGAGGGACAGGTGCCACAGTGGCAAATAGGgcatgaagcagaaagcagagcagcagatcaaccGTGATCAACTTAAAAAGATTGCATGGCACTccatggtgctgcagcaccctgttgAAAATCTCAGTACCCATTGTTTTTTAATTGTCTAATAAGTGCCAATCACAACAGCATAATATGATTTTGAGGCTCTTCTGAACCTATTGCCACCACTTTTGCATAAGAAATATACCCCATTAAAAATGATAGAGGCATCTTTATGAGACAATTTGTTAGTTAATTCCCAACCTTCTTCCACTGACCAAGACACTTCCTGTACTGGGATGCCTGCTAAGTTGCAGCTATATAACAATGTTAAAGTTCCTTGACAATTTAAACAGCAGGatgctactgtatttactcaattctaagatgaggttccccccatttaacatgggcaggggaaaaagcccctcatcttaagGCCTGCGGGCTTCCACCCCCTACCTGCTGCCTCTGCAACCCACGGTCTTCCCCTGCTCACCCCAAACATAGCCTCTGCTGCCCTGCCTacccctttcctgcccccatTTACCACTGCTGTACTCCAAAAAGCTTAATCTACACTGCAACCTGGGGCACTGagaacagccccagcctggccctgtagcaaTACTAGCtgaaggggaatggggggatgggaagtggggagcagaagctgggggagggggaagaggaggaactAAAGCTATAGGAGGAAGGCAGTAGGGGAAGCTGAGGAAAAGGGGCAAAGTGGGGGATAGAGACTGCCTGACTTCCCCATACTACATGccctccactgcctgctcccctgcagtggtGTGGGGTATGAATTAAAGATCAccctcccataattagattctatacatggacaattagAGCAAATGTGTAAATTCCCCATGTATAGAATTAATTATTgggggagggtcatcttaaatgcagggtcatcttagattcaagtaaatacagtattataaaATAATCTTGAGGTTGAAAGAATTTTCATGGTTAAATACTATAGGGATTAAAATGAGTATTATAAACATTTGTGCACTGAGGGGATAGTTCCTTCTATGAAAAACCTTAACATAAGGAAATGTATTTTAAACCGTTTTGCAGCAGAAACAGATCATTTAGAGACAGGTGATGAAAATGAAGCACACAAGTATTTCTCTATGAAGTGACTGGACAAAAATAACATGGGATGCAATGATACCAGCACTTAGCTTTAACATAGTTCCTTCCATCAGTACCTTCATAATATTTACTATGACGGGTAAGTATTATGATTTCCACTGTATAGATGAAGAAATGTAGGTACAAAATAGGGAAACAAAAGGTAAAGTGGGCCCTTCTTAAGATCTAAGGTACATTCAGAGGAAT
This genomic window contains:
- the BPNT1 gene encoding 3'(2'),5'-bisphosphate nucleotidase 1 isoform X1, with amino-acid sequence MASPALLMRLVASAYSVAEKAAAIVRKVMAGGDLGIVEKCGANDLQTKADRLVQMSICSSLARKFPKLTIIGEEDLPSYDVDEELIENGQYEEILKKTCPPQYSTIKEEELVVWVDPLDGTKEYTEGLLDHVTVLIGIAYGGKAIAGIINQPYYNYEVKSTSDAKFIERFANIYSLSHWPCEAGADAVLGRTIWGVLGLGAFGFQLKEVPDGKHIIITTRSHSSKMVNDCIGAMNPDTVVRVGGAGNKVIHLIEGKASAYVFASPGCKKWDTCAPEAILHAVGGKLTDIHGNSLHYNKEVKHMNSAGVLATLRNFDYYASRVPDSVKQGLVP
- the BPNT1 gene encoding 3'(2'),5'-bisphosphate nucleotidase 1 isoform X2, which gives rise to MASPALLMRLVASAYSVAEKAAAIVRKVMAGGDLGIVEKCGANDLQTKADRLVQMSICSSLARKFPKLTIIGEEDLPSYDVDEELIENGQYEEILKKTCPPQYSTIKEEELVVWVDPLDGTKEYTEGLLDHVTVLIGIAYGGKAIAGIINQPYYNYEAGADAVLGRTIWGVLGLGAFGFQLKEVPDGKHIIITTRSHSSKMVNDCIGAMNPDTVVRVGGAGNKVIHLIEGKASAYVFASPGCKKWDTCAPEAILHAVGGKLTDIHGNSLHYNKEVKHMNSAGVLATLRNFDYYASRVPDSVKQGLVP